A genomic stretch from Chelmon rostratus isolate fCheRos1 chromosome 14, fCheRos1.pri, whole genome shotgun sequence includes:
- the stk36 gene encoding serine/threonine-protein kinase 36 isoform X2, translated as MDLYHVLELVGEGSFGRVYKGMKRFTGQVVALKFMPKVGRSEKELRSLKREIEIMRGLQHPNIVQLFDSFETETEVVVVTEYAEGQLFQILEDDGNLPESQVREIACQLVSALYYLHSHRILHRDMKPQNILLGKSGVVKLCDFGFARAMSVSTLVLTSIKGTPLYMSPELVEEKPYDHTADLWSLGCILYELHTGAPPFYTNSIFHLVQLIVRDPVKWPDTMSDTCTSFLKGLLTKDPQKRLSWPDLLHHPFVADGVLVLSDASVFSPLTVTPSPDMLALKLQQVAAKTVPTSGESRLLRKAREQKDNSNRGKPVGSDGVKKKKDGVGNERANPATAAASPRAKPPSSDMSVTSGPSIITAASQSLNPKNQARVRPKHRGQISRDYEQEFPSVEVGPRLVRRCSEDDQSTLRRQDVDSEDYWEKLVQESDPSNQQKEPLSCSAIISQLKSKILAFKAQLTGGMVKEAWRIDQPLKVLHNLILTSDPEKSLHIGRELGLPHVLFELVHDTVENSNFIKPWSLLTLGEIIIVLVIYWEKHCDWVKEEHRLEEFTKPFITILTQPNFIPLAPLAASVLSLFTQHDVDVEVDMNNLTSLLKNLLLGSHEPQLSLLSGWGLCDGLLSLLLHTLSEHKNGSGSSCLDPVVFLDLWKRIGSSLAKTTPETDFCSANGLYSFLSIALFVLTKDPYSCVPLFTECESKCVHTLGQLLGTDCLHLFAAGGPERLEVDVSHDGVSVLSCHLLCFPFALDLPSDTMSAIFQLYDSCGVVASLMQVIQTLPPLLLELPLSLLSRLLLGDPGRSVSRLTKAACGFFAPPRNSQLPASKHQTLQTRTASSLLSDLLQLDALWDSAVELLTLLSQVARCCPQPARLQLHLEASVLHQALAHSHDQIRAATCRLLGNLDPFRPPTLHTLQSDIFKSMIACLHDPCMPVRRTACWAVGSWLGYIVAEAGFKIGWSNEKGSDTTRWGREKEPDKHMCSHREAAGELATILEQGVDDEEERKWMEEARRTGAMLASLITDPDALTRRHCCAALGNLVNVDGAVSLLLEEDVFSLLLRAACTDSHNAVRQAAIATLCLYSRQDAIRQVLISLDASKKLLQASQHAPPQCDYHQLIGRL; from the exons ATGGATTTGTATCACGTTTTGGAGCTGGTGGGAGAGGGCTCGTTTGGTCGTGTTTACAAGGGAATGAAAAGATTTACTGGCCAA GTGGTGGCGCTGAAGTTCATGCCGAAGGTGGGTCGTTCTGAGAAGGAGCTTCGAAGTCTAAAGAGGGAGATCGAGATCATGAGGGGGCTTCAACATCCAAATATAGTCCAGCTCTTTGACAGCTTTGAGACTGAAACTGAG GTTGTGGTTGTAACTGAGTATGCAGAGGGTCAGTTGTTCCAGATTCTTGAGGATGATGGAAACTTACCAGAGAGCCAG GTCCGTGAGATTGCCTGCCAGCTGGTCTCAGCTCTGTATTATTTACACTCCCATCGCATTCTTCATCGTGACATGAAACCCCAAAATATACTGTTGGGGAAAAGTGGGGTGGTGAAACTGTGTGACTTTGG GTTTGCCAGGGCCATGAGCGTCTCCACCTTGGTGCTGACTTCTATCAAGGGAACACCACTGTACATGTCTCctgagctggtggaggagaaacCTTATGACCACACAGCTGATCTCTGGTCTCTGGGCTGCATCCTCTATGAACTCCACACGGGGGCGCCACCATTCTACACTAACTCCATCTTCCACCTGGTGCAGCTTATAGTGAGGGACCCTGTCAAATGGCCAGACACTATGAGCGACACCTGCACG AGTTTCCTGAAAGGTTTGTTGACCAAAGACCCTCAGAAGCGGTTGTCGTGGCCAGACCTCCTGCACCATCCCTTTGTTGCTGATGGTGTTCTAG TGCTGTCAGACGCAAGTGTTTTCAGCCCTCTGACAGTCACACCCAGCCCAGACATGCTGGCGCTGAAACTTCAACAAGTGGCGGCGAAGACGGTGCCGACTTCTGGAGAGAGCAGATTATTGCGAAAGGCCAGGGAACAGAAGGACAACAGCAACAGAGGGAAACCAGTGGGCAGTGATGGTGTGAAA AAAAAGAAGGATGGAGTGGGAAATGAAAGGGCCAACCCTGCCACGGCAGCAGCTTCCCCTAGAGCCAAGCCCCCCTCCAGTGACATGTCTGTTACCTCAGGTCCTTCGATCATAACAGCTGCCAGTCAAAGCCTCAACCCCAAGAACCAAGCCCGCGTGAGACCAAAACACAG GGGTCAGATCAGCAGGGACTATGAACAGGAATTCCCCTCTGTCGAGGTCGGACCCCGACTAGTGCGGAGATGCAGTGAGGATGATCAGAGCACACTGCGCAGGCAG GATGTTGACAGTGAGGACTACTGGGAGAAACTGGTCCAAGAATCAGATCCAAGCAATCAGCAGAAAGAACCACTAAGCTGCAGTGCCATCATATCTCAACTTAAATCCAAGATCCTGGCATTTAAAGCTCAG CTAACAGGTGGCATGGTTAAAGAAGCGTGGCGGATTGACCAACCGCTGAAGGTCTTGCACAACCTGattctgacctctgaccctgagAAGTCGCTCCACATCGGCAGGGAACTTGGACTACCGCATGTCCTTTTTGAACTGGTCCATGATACTGTGGAAAACTCGAATTTCATCAAG CCATGGAGTTTGCTAACACTTGGAGAAATTATTATTGTGCTTGTGATCTACTGGGAGAAGCACTGTGACTGGGTGAAAGAGGAACATAG ACTGGAAGAGTTCACCAAGCCCTTCATCACAATTCTGACTCAACCAAACTTCATTCCTTTGGCA CCTCTGGCTGCCTCCGTTTTGTCTCTGTTTACACAACACGATGTTGATGTCGAGGTTGATATGAACAATCTAACCTCCTTGCTGAAAAACCTGCTTCTGGGCTCACATGAG CCCCagctttctcttctctctggatGGGGACTCTGTGATGGCCTTCTGTCTTTGCTgctacacacactctctgag caTAAAAATGGCTCTGGATCCTCATGTTTAGATCCAGTAGTTTTTCTGGATCTTTGGAAAAGAATTGGTTCTTCACtagcaaagacaacaccagAGACTGACTTCTGTTCGGCAAATG GGCTGTATTCCTTTCTGTCGATTGCGCTGTTTGTCCTCACCAAGGATCCATACTCGTGCGTTCCTCTGTTTACTGAGTGTGAATCAAAATGTGTGCACACTCTTGGCCAGCTGCTGGGCACTGACTG TCTTCATTTGTTTGCTGCAGGCGGTCCTGAGAGACTCGAGGTGGATGTGAGTCACGACGGCGTATCCGTATTGAGCTGCCATTTGTTGTGCTTTCCGTTTGCCCTGGACCTGCCTTCCGACACCATGTCTGCGATTTTCCAGTTGTATGACAGTTGTGGTGTTGTTGCAAGCCTCATGCAG GTAATtcaaactcttcctcctctgctacTGGAgctgcctctctccctgctgagCCGTTTGCTCCTGGGTGACCCCGGTCGCTCTGTTTCCCGCCTCACAAAAGCCGCTTGTGGCTTTTTCGCGCCACCCAGGAACAGCCAGCTCCCTGCCTCTAAACACCAGACCCTGCAAACCAGAACTGCCAGCTCGCTGCTCTCCGACTTGCTGCAGCTGGATGCGCTGTGGGATTCTGCCGTGGAGCTCCTAACTCTGTTGTCCCAAGTAGCCCGCTGTTGCCCTCAGCCTGCCCGCCTTCAGCTTCACCTGGAAGCCTCAGTGCTGCACCAGGCGCTGGCTCACTCTCATGACCAGATCAGGGCTGCCACATGTAGACTTCTGGGAAATTTGGATCCATTCAGGCCTCCTACACTGCACACCCTGcaatctgacattttcaaaagcatGATAGCATGCCTTCATGATCCCTGCATGCCTGTCCGGCGGACGGCTTGCTGGGCAGTCGGGAGTTGGTTGGGATATATTGTGGCAGAGGCAGGGTTTAAAATAGGTTGGTCCAATGAAAAGGGCAGTGACACTACAAGGTGGGGCAGAGAGAAGGAACCAGATAAACAcatgtgttcacacagagaggcagcaggagagTTGGCTACAATACTAGAACAGGGAGTGGACGATGAGGAGGAGCGCAAGTGGATGGAGGAAGCCAGGAGGACGGGGGCCATGCTGGCGTCTCTGATCACTGACCCTGACGCCCTTACACGTCGTCACTGTTGTGCAGCCCTGGGAAACCTGGTAAATGTTGATGGCGCTGTGTCCTTGTTGTTGGAGGAAGACGTGTTCAGCTTGCTTCTGAGAGCTGCATGCACAGATTCCCATAATGCAGTGAGACAAGCTGCCATAGCAACCCTGTGCCTGTACAGCAGGCAGGACGCAATACGCCAG GTCCTGATATCCCTCGATGCCAGTAAGAAACTTCTTCAGGCTTCACAACATGCACCTCCACAGTGTGACTATCATCAGCTCATTGGACGGCTGTAA
- the stk36 gene encoding serine/threonine-protein kinase 36 isoform X1, with protein MDLYHVLELVGEGSFGRVYKGMKRFTGQVVALKFMPKVGRSEKELRSLKREIEIMRGLQHPNIVQLFDSFETETEVVVVTEYAEGQLFQILEDDGNLPESQVREIACQLVSALYYLHSHRILHRDMKPQNILLGKSGVVKLCDFGFARAMSVSTLVLTSIKGTPLYMSPELVEEKPYDHTADLWSLGCILYELHTGAPPFYTNSIFHLVQLIVRDPVKWPDTMSDTCTSFLKGLLTKDPQKRLSWPDLLHHPFVADGVLVLSDASVFSPLTVTPSPDMLALKLQQVAAKTVPTSGESRLLRKAREQKDNSNRGKPVGSDGVKKKKDGVGNERANPATAAASPRAKPPSSDMSVTSGPSIITAASQSLNPKNQARVRPKHRGQISRDYEQEFPSVEVGPRLVRRCSEDDQSTLRRQDVDSEDYWEKLVQESDPSNQQKEPLSCSAIISQLKSKILAFKAQLTGGMVKEAWRIDQPLKVLHNLILTSDPEKSLHIGRELGLPHVLFELVHDTVENSNFIKQPWSLLTLGEIIIVLVIYWEKHCDWVKEEHRLEEFTKPFITILTQPNFIPLAPLAASVLSLFTQHDVDVEVDMNNLTSLLKNLLLGSHEPQLSLLSGWGLCDGLLSLLLHTLSEHKNGSGSSCLDPVVFLDLWKRIGSSLAKTTPETDFCSANGLYSFLSIALFVLTKDPYSCVPLFTECESKCVHTLGQLLGTDCLHLFAAGGPERLEVDVSHDGVSVLSCHLLCFPFALDLPSDTMSAIFQLYDSCGVVASLMQVIQTLPPLLLELPLSLLSRLLLGDPGRSVSRLTKAACGFFAPPRNSQLPASKHQTLQTRTASSLLSDLLQLDALWDSAVELLTLLSQVARCCPQPARLQLHLEASVLHQALAHSHDQIRAATCRLLGNLDPFRPPTLHTLQSDIFKSMIACLHDPCMPVRRTACWAVGSWLGYIVAEAGFKIGWSNEKGSDTTRWGREKEPDKHMCSHREAAGELATILEQGVDDEEERKWMEEARRTGAMLASLITDPDALTRRHCCAALGNLVNVDGAVSLLLEEDVFSLLLRAACTDSHNAVRQAAIATLCLYSRQDAIRQVLISLDASKKLLQASQHAPPQCDYHQLIGRL; from the exons ATGGATTTGTATCACGTTTTGGAGCTGGTGGGAGAGGGCTCGTTTGGTCGTGTTTACAAGGGAATGAAAAGATTTACTGGCCAA GTGGTGGCGCTGAAGTTCATGCCGAAGGTGGGTCGTTCTGAGAAGGAGCTTCGAAGTCTAAAGAGGGAGATCGAGATCATGAGGGGGCTTCAACATCCAAATATAGTCCAGCTCTTTGACAGCTTTGAGACTGAAACTGAG GTTGTGGTTGTAACTGAGTATGCAGAGGGTCAGTTGTTCCAGATTCTTGAGGATGATGGAAACTTACCAGAGAGCCAG GTCCGTGAGATTGCCTGCCAGCTGGTCTCAGCTCTGTATTATTTACACTCCCATCGCATTCTTCATCGTGACATGAAACCCCAAAATATACTGTTGGGGAAAAGTGGGGTGGTGAAACTGTGTGACTTTGG GTTTGCCAGGGCCATGAGCGTCTCCACCTTGGTGCTGACTTCTATCAAGGGAACACCACTGTACATGTCTCctgagctggtggaggagaaacCTTATGACCACACAGCTGATCTCTGGTCTCTGGGCTGCATCCTCTATGAACTCCACACGGGGGCGCCACCATTCTACACTAACTCCATCTTCCACCTGGTGCAGCTTATAGTGAGGGACCCTGTCAAATGGCCAGACACTATGAGCGACACCTGCACG AGTTTCCTGAAAGGTTTGTTGACCAAAGACCCTCAGAAGCGGTTGTCGTGGCCAGACCTCCTGCACCATCCCTTTGTTGCTGATGGTGTTCTAG TGCTGTCAGACGCAAGTGTTTTCAGCCCTCTGACAGTCACACCCAGCCCAGACATGCTGGCGCTGAAACTTCAACAAGTGGCGGCGAAGACGGTGCCGACTTCTGGAGAGAGCAGATTATTGCGAAAGGCCAGGGAACAGAAGGACAACAGCAACAGAGGGAAACCAGTGGGCAGTGATGGTGTGAAA AAAAAGAAGGATGGAGTGGGAAATGAAAGGGCCAACCCTGCCACGGCAGCAGCTTCCCCTAGAGCCAAGCCCCCCTCCAGTGACATGTCTGTTACCTCAGGTCCTTCGATCATAACAGCTGCCAGTCAAAGCCTCAACCCCAAGAACCAAGCCCGCGTGAGACCAAAACACAG GGGTCAGATCAGCAGGGACTATGAACAGGAATTCCCCTCTGTCGAGGTCGGACCCCGACTAGTGCGGAGATGCAGTGAGGATGATCAGAGCACACTGCGCAGGCAG GATGTTGACAGTGAGGACTACTGGGAGAAACTGGTCCAAGAATCAGATCCAAGCAATCAGCAGAAAGAACCACTAAGCTGCAGTGCCATCATATCTCAACTTAAATCCAAGATCCTGGCATTTAAAGCTCAG CTAACAGGTGGCATGGTTAAAGAAGCGTGGCGGATTGACCAACCGCTGAAGGTCTTGCACAACCTGattctgacctctgaccctgagAAGTCGCTCCACATCGGCAGGGAACTTGGACTACCGCATGTCCTTTTTGAACTGGTCCATGATACTGTGGAAAACTCGAATTTCATCAAG cAGCCATGGAGTTTGCTAACACTTGGAGAAATTATTATTGTGCTTGTGATCTACTGGGAGAAGCACTGTGACTGGGTGAAAGAGGAACATAG ACTGGAAGAGTTCACCAAGCCCTTCATCACAATTCTGACTCAACCAAACTTCATTCCTTTGGCA CCTCTGGCTGCCTCCGTTTTGTCTCTGTTTACACAACACGATGTTGATGTCGAGGTTGATATGAACAATCTAACCTCCTTGCTGAAAAACCTGCTTCTGGGCTCACATGAG CCCCagctttctcttctctctggatGGGGACTCTGTGATGGCCTTCTGTCTTTGCTgctacacacactctctgag caTAAAAATGGCTCTGGATCCTCATGTTTAGATCCAGTAGTTTTTCTGGATCTTTGGAAAAGAATTGGTTCTTCACtagcaaagacaacaccagAGACTGACTTCTGTTCGGCAAATG GGCTGTATTCCTTTCTGTCGATTGCGCTGTTTGTCCTCACCAAGGATCCATACTCGTGCGTTCCTCTGTTTACTGAGTGTGAATCAAAATGTGTGCACACTCTTGGCCAGCTGCTGGGCACTGACTG TCTTCATTTGTTTGCTGCAGGCGGTCCTGAGAGACTCGAGGTGGATGTGAGTCACGACGGCGTATCCGTATTGAGCTGCCATTTGTTGTGCTTTCCGTTTGCCCTGGACCTGCCTTCCGACACCATGTCTGCGATTTTCCAGTTGTATGACAGTTGTGGTGTTGTTGCAAGCCTCATGCAG GTAATtcaaactcttcctcctctgctacTGGAgctgcctctctccctgctgagCCGTTTGCTCCTGGGTGACCCCGGTCGCTCTGTTTCCCGCCTCACAAAAGCCGCTTGTGGCTTTTTCGCGCCACCCAGGAACAGCCAGCTCCCTGCCTCTAAACACCAGACCCTGCAAACCAGAACTGCCAGCTCGCTGCTCTCCGACTTGCTGCAGCTGGATGCGCTGTGGGATTCTGCCGTGGAGCTCCTAACTCTGTTGTCCCAAGTAGCCCGCTGTTGCCCTCAGCCTGCCCGCCTTCAGCTTCACCTGGAAGCCTCAGTGCTGCACCAGGCGCTGGCTCACTCTCATGACCAGATCAGGGCTGCCACATGTAGACTTCTGGGAAATTTGGATCCATTCAGGCCTCCTACACTGCACACCCTGcaatctgacattttcaaaagcatGATAGCATGCCTTCATGATCCCTGCATGCCTGTCCGGCGGACGGCTTGCTGGGCAGTCGGGAGTTGGTTGGGATATATTGTGGCAGAGGCAGGGTTTAAAATAGGTTGGTCCAATGAAAAGGGCAGTGACACTACAAGGTGGGGCAGAGAGAAGGAACCAGATAAACAcatgtgttcacacagagaggcagcaggagagTTGGCTACAATACTAGAACAGGGAGTGGACGATGAGGAGGAGCGCAAGTGGATGGAGGAAGCCAGGAGGACGGGGGCCATGCTGGCGTCTCTGATCACTGACCCTGACGCCCTTACACGTCGTCACTGTTGTGCAGCCCTGGGAAACCTGGTAAATGTTGATGGCGCTGTGTCCTTGTTGTTGGAGGAAGACGTGTTCAGCTTGCTTCTGAGAGCTGCATGCACAGATTCCCATAATGCAGTGAGACAAGCTGCCATAGCAACCCTGTGCCTGTACAGCAGGCAGGACGCAATACGCCAG GTCCTGATATCCCTCGATGCCAGTAAGAAACTTCTTCAGGCTTCACAACATGCACCTCCACAGTGTGACTATCATCAGCTCATTGGACGGCTGTAA
- the stk36 gene encoding serine/threonine-protein kinase 36 isoform X3, whose protein sequence is MDLYHVLELVGEGSFGRVYKGMKRFTGQVVALKFMPKVGRSEKELRSLKREIEIMRGLQHPNIVQLFDSFETETEVVVVTEYAEGQLFQILEDDGNLPESQVREIACQLVSALYYLHSHRILHRDMKPQNILLGKSGVVKLCDFGFARAMSVSTLVLTSIKGTPLYMSPELVEEKPYDHTADLWSLGCILYELHTGAPPFYTNSIFHLVQLIVRDPVKWPDTMSDTCTSFLKGLLTKDPQKRLSWPDLLHHPFVADGVLVLSDASVFSPLTVTPSPDMLALKLQQVAAKTVPTSGESRLLRKAREQKDNSNRGKPVGSDGVKKKKDGVGNERANPATAAASPRAKPPSSDMSVTSGPSIITAASQSLNPKNQARVRPKHRGQISRDYEQEFPSVEVGPRLVRRCSEDDQSTLRRQDVDSEDYWEKLVQESDPSNQQKEPLSCSAIISQLKSKILAFKAQLTGGMVKEAWRIDQPLKVLHNLILTSDPEKSLHIGRELGLPHVLFELVHDTVENSNFIKQPWSLLTLGEIIIVLVIYWEKHCDWVKEEHRLEEFTKPFITILTQPNFIPLAPLAASVLSLFTQHDVDVEVDMNNLTSLLKNLLLGSHEPQLSLLSGWGLCDGLLSLLLHTLSEHKNGSGSSCLDPVVFLDLWKRIGSSLAKTTPETDFCSANGLYSFLSIALFVLTKDPYSCVPLFTECESKCVHTLGQLLGTDCLHLFAAGGPERLEVDVSHDGVSVLSCHLLCFPFALDLPSDTMSAIFQLYDSCGVVASLMQVIQTLPPLLLELPLSLLSRLLLGDPGRSVSRLTKAACGFFAPPRNSQLPASKHQTLQTRTASSLLSDLLQLDALWDSAVELLTLLSQVARCCPQPARLQLHLEASVLHQALAHSHDQIRAATCRLLGNLDPFRPPTLHTLQSDIFKSMIACLHDPCMPVRRTACWAVGSWLGYIVAEAGFKIGWSNEKGSDTTRWGREKEPDKHMCSHREAAGELATILEQGVDDEEERKWMEEARRTGAMLASLITDPDALTRRHCCAALGNLVLISLDASKKLLQASQHAPPQCDYHQLIGRL, encoded by the exons ATGGATTTGTATCACGTTTTGGAGCTGGTGGGAGAGGGCTCGTTTGGTCGTGTTTACAAGGGAATGAAAAGATTTACTGGCCAA GTGGTGGCGCTGAAGTTCATGCCGAAGGTGGGTCGTTCTGAGAAGGAGCTTCGAAGTCTAAAGAGGGAGATCGAGATCATGAGGGGGCTTCAACATCCAAATATAGTCCAGCTCTTTGACAGCTTTGAGACTGAAACTGAG GTTGTGGTTGTAACTGAGTATGCAGAGGGTCAGTTGTTCCAGATTCTTGAGGATGATGGAAACTTACCAGAGAGCCAG GTCCGTGAGATTGCCTGCCAGCTGGTCTCAGCTCTGTATTATTTACACTCCCATCGCATTCTTCATCGTGACATGAAACCCCAAAATATACTGTTGGGGAAAAGTGGGGTGGTGAAACTGTGTGACTTTGG GTTTGCCAGGGCCATGAGCGTCTCCACCTTGGTGCTGACTTCTATCAAGGGAACACCACTGTACATGTCTCctgagctggtggaggagaaacCTTATGACCACACAGCTGATCTCTGGTCTCTGGGCTGCATCCTCTATGAACTCCACACGGGGGCGCCACCATTCTACACTAACTCCATCTTCCACCTGGTGCAGCTTATAGTGAGGGACCCTGTCAAATGGCCAGACACTATGAGCGACACCTGCACG AGTTTCCTGAAAGGTTTGTTGACCAAAGACCCTCAGAAGCGGTTGTCGTGGCCAGACCTCCTGCACCATCCCTTTGTTGCTGATGGTGTTCTAG TGCTGTCAGACGCAAGTGTTTTCAGCCCTCTGACAGTCACACCCAGCCCAGACATGCTGGCGCTGAAACTTCAACAAGTGGCGGCGAAGACGGTGCCGACTTCTGGAGAGAGCAGATTATTGCGAAAGGCCAGGGAACAGAAGGACAACAGCAACAGAGGGAAACCAGTGGGCAGTGATGGTGTGAAA AAAAAGAAGGATGGAGTGGGAAATGAAAGGGCCAACCCTGCCACGGCAGCAGCTTCCCCTAGAGCCAAGCCCCCCTCCAGTGACATGTCTGTTACCTCAGGTCCTTCGATCATAACAGCTGCCAGTCAAAGCCTCAACCCCAAGAACCAAGCCCGCGTGAGACCAAAACACAG GGGTCAGATCAGCAGGGACTATGAACAGGAATTCCCCTCTGTCGAGGTCGGACCCCGACTAGTGCGGAGATGCAGTGAGGATGATCAGAGCACACTGCGCAGGCAG GATGTTGACAGTGAGGACTACTGGGAGAAACTGGTCCAAGAATCAGATCCAAGCAATCAGCAGAAAGAACCACTAAGCTGCAGTGCCATCATATCTCAACTTAAATCCAAGATCCTGGCATTTAAAGCTCAG CTAACAGGTGGCATGGTTAAAGAAGCGTGGCGGATTGACCAACCGCTGAAGGTCTTGCACAACCTGattctgacctctgaccctgagAAGTCGCTCCACATCGGCAGGGAACTTGGACTACCGCATGTCCTTTTTGAACTGGTCCATGATACTGTGGAAAACTCGAATTTCATCAAG cAGCCATGGAGTTTGCTAACACTTGGAGAAATTATTATTGTGCTTGTGATCTACTGGGAGAAGCACTGTGACTGGGTGAAAGAGGAACATAG ACTGGAAGAGTTCACCAAGCCCTTCATCACAATTCTGACTCAACCAAACTTCATTCCTTTGGCA CCTCTGGCTGCCTCCGTTTTGTCTCTGTTTACACAACACGATGTTGATGTCGAGGTTGATATGAACAATCTAACCTCCTTGCTGAAAAACCTGCTTCTGGGCTCACATGAG CCCCagctttctcttctctctggatGGGGACTCTGTGATGGCCTTCTGTCTTTGCTgctacacacactctctgag caTAAAAATGGCTCTGGATCCTCATGTTTAGATCCAGTAGTTTTTCTGGATCTTTGGAAAAGAATTGGTTCTTCACtagcaaagacaacaccagAGACTGACTTCTGTTCGGCAAATG GGCTGTATTCCTTTCTGTCGATTGCGCTGTTTGTCCTCACCAAGGATCCATACTCGTGCGTTCCTCTGTTTACTGAGTGTGAATCAAAATGTGTGCACACTCTTGGCCAGCTGCTGGGCACTGACTG TCTTCATTTGTTTGCTGCAGGCGGTCCTGAGAGACTCGAGGTGGATGTGAGTCACGACGGCGTATCCGTATTGAGCTGCCATTTGTTGTGCTTTCCGTTTGCCCTGGACCTGCCTTCCGACACCATGTCTGCGATTTTCCAGTTGTATGACAGTTGTGGTGTTGTTGCAAGCCTCATGCAG GTAATtcaaactcttcctcctctgctacTGGAgctgcctctctccctgctgagCCGTTTGCTCCTGGGTGACCCCGGTCGCTCTGTTTCCCGCCTCACAAAAGCCGCTTGTGGCTTTTTCGCGCCACCCAGGAACAGCCAGCTCCCTGCCTCTAAACACCAGACCCTGCAAACCAGAACTGCCAGCTCGCTGCTCTCCGACTTGCTGCAGCTGGATGCGCTGTGGGATTCTGCCGTGGAGCTCCTAACTCTGTTGTCCCAAGTAGCCCGCTGTTGCCCTCAGCCTGCCCGCCTTCAGCTTCACCTGGAAGCCTCAGTGCTGCACCAGGCGCTGGCTCACTCTCATGACCAGATCAGGGCTGCCACATGTAGACTTCTGGGAAATTTGGATCCATTCAGGCCTCCTACACTGCACACCCTGcaatctgacattttcaaaagcatGATAGCATGCCTTCATGATCCCTGCATGCCTGTCCGGCGGACGGCTTGCTGGGCAGTCGGGAGTTGGTTGGGATATATTGTGGCAGAGGCAGGGTTTAAAATAGGTTGGTCCAATGAAAAGGGCAGTGACACTACAAGGTGGGGCAGAGAGAAGGAACCAGATAAACAcatgtgttcacacagagaggcagcaggagagTTGGCTACAATACTAGAACAGGGAGTGGACGATGAGGAGGAGCGCAAGTGGATGGAGGAAGCCAGGAGGACGGGGGCCATGCTGGCGTCTCTGATCACTGACCCTGACGCCCTTACACGTCGTCACTGTTGTGCAGCCCTGGGAAACCTG GTCCTGATATCCCTCGATGCCAGTAAGAAACTTCTTCAGGCTTCACAACATGCACCTCCACAGTGTGACTATCATCAGCTCATTGGACGGCTGTAA